The DNA sequence ATATGAGAATTTAAGACTCTAGAAAAGAAGCACCCAAGAGAATTACAGAATAAGGCTATCTGTGTCTTTGTCATCTTTCCTTTTCCACCTTTAGGAAAACATGAACACGTCCAGAGTCAGCACAGTGACTGAGTTCATACTTCTGAGTTTTCCTTGTTCCAGTGAGGTTCAGCTCCTTCTCTTCATGCTGTTCTCTCTGACCTACATCCTAATACTGATGGAGAATGGAGCCATCATCTGTGCAGTGAAGCTGGACCACAGGCTTCACACACCCATGTACATTCTGCTGGCCAATTTCTCATTCCTGGAGATTTGTTACATCAACACCACTGTTCCCACTATGTTAGAGAACTTCCTGTCTGAGACAAAAACCATCTCCTCTATGGCCTGCTTCCTCCAGTTCTACTTCTTCTTCTCCATGGGCATCAATGAGGTTTTCTTATTGCCCCTCATGGCATTTGATTGGTACCTGGTCATCTGCCAGCCTCTCCGCTATCCTACCATCATGACCAGTCATCTTTGCCTGAACTTTGTAGCCCTCTGCTGGGTAATAGCCTTCCTCTGCTATCCAATCCCTATCTATTTCATAACCCAACTCCCCTTCTGTGGTCCCAATATCATTGACCACTTTGTTTCTGACCCAAGTCCTCTTTTGGTCCTGTCCTGTGTCCTGTCCCCAGGAATTGAGCTTTCCTGTTCTATTTTGAGCTCTCTTATTATCTTCATCACCTTCTTCTTCATCCTTGGATCCTACACGCTGGTTCTCAGAGCAGTGTTACGGGTCCCATCAGCAGCTGGCAGATGTAAGGCCTTCTCTACCTGTGGTTCCCACCTGGCTGTGGTGTCTCTGTTCTATGGAACAATCATGGTGATGTACAGCTGTCTGGCTTCTTGGAATACAGCTGGGATACAGATGATTGTAACCCTGTTCTAGTCATTGGTGACTCCACTACTAAACCCTCTGATCTACTGTCTCTGGAACAAGGACATGAAGGCTGCTTTGAGAAAAATTCACATATGCACAAAGATTAGTCAGAGTTAATGAGAGTTCATGAGTGGACTAAATGTAATGCCCCATCTTAAGGTCCCTAACTGAAccatatctgcaaagtccctttaacattcataggttccagggattaggatgtagTCAGCTTGGGGAACATAGGGGTGGGTCATTATTCAGCTTACCACTCATGGCAACAAAACCATGTACCTCACTGACATGTGAAGataaatgccatttttttctaatactttGCATTCTTTTGAAGATATGAGGACACTTGCAGAATAGTTAGATGAATAGTATTCAGAAGACTTAAGGAGAAGACATGGACATTTTGACATTTCCTTTACCATATATTAAAAGCTAatgatagggtgggccacagtggctcagtcggcagagttcttgcctgctatgcccgagacctgggttcgatt is a window from the Tamandua tetradactyla isolate mTamTet1 chromosome 14, mTamTet1.pri, whole genome shotgun sequence genome containing:
- the LOC143654975 gene encoding olfactory receptor 11G2-like — translated: MNTSRVSTVTEFILLSFPCSSEVQLLLFMLFSLTYILILMENGAIICAVKLDHRLHTPMYILLANFSFLEICYINTTVPTMLENFLSETKTISSMACFLQFYFFFSMGINEVFLLPLMAFDWYLVICQPLRYPTIMTSHLCLNFVALCWVIAFLCYPIPIYFITQLPFCGPNIIDHFVSDPSPLLVLSCVLSPGIELSCSILSSLIIFITFFFILGSYTLVLRAVLRVPSAAGRCKAFSTCGSHLAVVSLFYGTIMVMYSCLASWNTAGIQMIVTLF